One segment of Nostoc piscinale CENA21 DNA contains the following:
- the ctaD gene encoding cytochrome c oxidase subunit I, with protein sequence MTNIPIDGLSLPAEKPHHETPGGWKEYFSFSTDHKVIGIQYLVTSFFFFLIGGIFAMILRGELITPEADLIDRTVYNGMFTMHGTVMLFLWTFPSLVGFANYLVPLMIGARDMAFPRLNAVAFWMVPVVGILLMASFFVPGGPAQAGWWAYPPVSLQNPTGNLINGQVLWLLAVAISGVSSIMGAVNFVTTIVKMRAPGMTFFRMPLFVWAVLSAQIIQLFGLPALTAGAVMLLLDLTVGTGFFNPSNGGNPVMFQHYFWFYSHPAVYVIILPVFGIFSEIFPVYSRKPLFGYKVVAISSLLIAVVSAIVWVHHMYVSGTPAWMRLIFMLTTMFVSVPTGIKVFAWVATIWGGKLRLNTPMLFALGGLIMFVFAGITGIMLSSVPVDVHVNNTYFVVGHFHYVLFGTVTMGLYAAIYHWFPKMTGRMYYEGWGKLHFWLSFIGTNLNFLPMHPLGLQGMLRRVSSYAPEYEQWNIIASLGAFLLGMSTLPFIFNMVISWMQGEKATDNPWRAIGLEWLVSSPPPVENFEKIPVVISEPYGYGKSEPLVAEEKGVGV encoded by the coding sequence ATGACTAACATCCCTATTGATGGTCTTAGCCTCCCGGCTGAGAAACCACACCACGAAACCCCAGGAGGCTGGAAAGAATATTTCAGCTTTAGCACCGACCACAAAGTAATCGGTATTCAATACCTTGTTACTTCCTTTTTCTTCTTTCTCATCGGCGGTATCTTCGCCATGATTCTGCGGGGAGAATTAATCACCCCCGAAGCCGACTTAATTGACCGCACCGTATATAACGGTATGTTCACCATGCACGGCACAGTCATGCTGTTCTTGTGGACATTTCCCTCACTAGTGGGTTTTGCTAACTACCTCGTCCCCTTAATGATTGGGGCGCGAGACATGGCCTTCCCCCGCCTCAACGCCGTCGCCTTTTGGATGGTTCCCGTAGTTGGGATTTTGTTGATGGCCAGCTTCTTTGTTCCTGGTGGCCCTGCTCAAGCAGGTTGGTGGGCTTATCCTCCCGTTAGTCTACAAAATCCCACAGGTAACTTGATTAACGGTCAAGTTTTATGGCTGTTGGCAGTCGCCATTTCTGGTGTCTCCTCAATTATGGGTGCTGTCAACTTTGTGACCACCATCGTCAAGATGCGTGCGCCCGGTATGACCTTCTTTCGGATGCCTTTATTTGTCTGGGCAGTCCTCAGCGCCCAAATCATCCAATTGTTTGGTTTACCTGCCCTGACAGCAGGTGCAGTTATGTTGTTACTTGACCTTACCGTTGGTACTGGCTTTTTTAACCCCAGCAACGGCGGCAACCCAGTCATGTTCCAGCATTACTTCTGGTTCTACTCCCACCCGGCTGTGTATGTAATTATTTTGCCAGTTTTCGGTATCTTCTCCGAAATCTTCCCTGTCTACTCTCGCAAACCTTTATTCGGTTACAAAGTCGTTGCAATTTCATCACTGTTAATTGCTGTCGTCAGCGCCATTGTTTGGGTACACCACATGTATGTCAGTGGTACACCTGCTTGGATGCGGTTGATTTTCATGTTAACAACCATGTTTGTGTCTGTGCCTACCGGCATTAAGGTATTTGCTTGGGTAGCGACAATTTGGGGTGGTAAGTTGCGCTTGAATACACCCATGTTATTTGCCTTGGGTGGATTAATCATGTTTGTCTTCGCTGGCATCACAGGGATTATGCTTTCTTCTGTACCTGTGGATGTTCACGTTAACAATACCTACTTTGTGGTTGGACACTTCCACTACGTCCTCTTCGGCACAGTGACAATGGGCTTGTATGCTGCTATTTATCACTGGTTCCCCAAAATGACTGGTCGGATGTACTACGAGGGCTGGGGTAAATTACATTTCTGGTTGTCATTTATTGGTACTAACCTCAACTTCTTACCTATGCACCCACTAGGTTTGCAAGGGATGTTACGCCGGGTTTCTTCCTATGCACCAGAGTATGAACAGTGGAATATCATTGCGAGTCTGGGTGCATTTTTGTTAGGTATGTCTACCTTGCCATTCATCTTCAACATGGTGATTTCTTGGATGCAAGGCGAAAAAGCGACTGATAACCCTTGGCGGGCAATTGGTTTAGAGTGGTTAGTTTCTTCACCACCACCTGTTGAAAACTTTGAAAAAATTCCTGTAGTCATCTCTGAACCTTACGGTTACGGCAAATCAGAACCTTTGGTAGCAGAAGAGAAGGGTGTAGGGGTGTAA
- a CDS encoding cytochrome c oxidase subunit 3 yields MDSSLDSYQLQNHSHHSGEHGHDEEGNKMFGFIVFLLSESVIFLSFFAGYIVYKLTNPNWLPAGVEGLEVREPAINTVVLVASSFVIYLAERALQRQNLSGFRMYLLATMAMGSYFLVGQAIEWSHLAFGFTSGTFGGMFYLLTGFHGLHVLTGILLQLMILIRSFIPGNYESSHFGVNATSLFWHFVDVIWIVLFVLLYIWQ; encoded by the coding sequence ATGGACAGTTCTCTAGATTCCTATCAGTTGCAGAATCACTCTCATCATAGTGGTGAGCATGGACATGACGAAGAAGGCAATAAAATGTTTGGTTTTATTGTTTTCTTACTGTCAGAAAGTGTGATTTTCTTGAGTTTTTTCGCCGGCTACATTGTCTATAAGTTAACAAATCCTAACTGGCTACCAGCTGGTGTAGAAGGATTAGAAGTTAGAGAACCAGCCATTAATACTGTTGTGCTGGTTGCTAGTAGCTTTGTGATTTATTTGGCAGAACGCGCTTTGCAACGTCAAAACCTGTCTGGTTTTCGGATGTATCTGCTGGCAACAATGGCAATGGGCAGTTACTTCTTAGTCGGACAAGCTATTGAATGGAGTCACTTGGCTTTTGGTTTCACATCTGGAACTTTTGGCGGGATGTTCTACCTGTTAACTGGTTTTCATGGTTTGCACGTTTTAACAGGTATTCTGTTGCAATTAATGATTTTGATCCGTTCTTTCATTCCTGGCAATTACGAATCTAGCCACTTTGGTGTGAATGCTACTTCACTATTTTGGCACTTTGTAGATGTAATCTGGATTGTATTGTTTGTTCTGCTCTATATTTGGCAGTAA